The sequence CCGGAAGACGAAGGCGTCCGCACCCGCACCCGACGGCTCGGCCGGCATGACGAGCCCCGCGTCGCGCAGGGCCTCCAACTCCCTGTCCACCATCTCGCGCGCCTTGCCTGAACATGCGCACAGCAACCTTGCGTCGAACTGCCGCCCGATGGTGGCCGCCAGTTGCAGCAGGCTCTTGGCGGGCCCGAGGCGATCGAATCGGCTCACCAGGGAGTCGCGCAGCGTGACGGGGATGGCGGCCGGCTGTGCCGTGTGCTTGAAGACCCAGGCACCGCCCTGTTCGACCAGGTAGGTGTCCAGCAGCATGCGCGCCATCTCCTGCACGAAGAGCGGCACGCCGTCGGTGCGCGCGACGATGTTGCGGATCACCGCGGCGTCGATCTTCCTCGGTGCGAGCACCTGGTGGGCCAGCTGGCTGGCCTCTGCATCGTCGAGCCTTCGCACTTCGATGCATTCGGCCTTCAGGCCTTCGGGCTTTTCCCATTCAGGCCGCGCCGTCAGCACCAGCAGCACACGCCGGTCGGCCAGCTGCGCGACCAGCTGCTCGAGAAATTCGATGCTCGTGGGGTCGGCCCAATGCACGTCTTCCACCACAAGCAGAAGCGGCGCCGAGGCCGCCGTGTGCAGCAGCCACTGCGCGGTCGATTGCAGCAGCAGTGCCTTCTGCATCGCCGGGGATGCCTGGCTCGCCTGGCCGGCGCCCAGCGGAAGCGACAACCATGAACAGAAGATCGGCGTCACCGCACGGCCGTCGCAGCCGGCGGCCTGCAGGGCCTCGTGCAGTTGGACGCGCTGGGTGTCCGGCGACGCGCCCGGCACCGCTTCGAGCTGCTGGCGCAGCAACGCGAGGAACGGCATCAGCGCGCTGTTGCGGTGTTCCGGCTGGCAATGGGCATTGACGGACCTGGGTCTGCCTTCCTGGGCCACGTGCTCTCGCAGCACGTCGACGAGGCAGGACTTGCCGATGCCCGGCTCGCCGCGGATCCACACCGCGCGCCCATGGCCCATGGCGGCCTGCGTCCATTCGGCCCGCAACAGCGCCAGCTCCCGATCGCGGCCGATGCACATGCGGCTCAACGCACCCGGCGTGGCCGCAGGCGGCGACGCAGACGGCTTCTGCGCATCCAGCCGGTAGGTCTGAACACCGGCGGACAGTCCCGGCATGCTCACGCTGCCGGCCTGTTCGAAATGCGCGTGGCGAGCCAACAGGCGATAGCTGCTTTCGCTGGCGAGCAGCGTCCCCATCCCGGCCATGCCCTCCAGGCGCATCGCCACGCTCACGGCATGGCCCGAGGGAATCTCGCCGCCCGCCACCACGGCCATGCCGGTGTGCATGCCCATGCGAATGCCCAGGTGCACGCCGTGGGCCTGCCGGATGGCGGCCGACCTGCTGCAGCCCAGGGCCGTCAGCTCGAGCGCCGTCATGCACGCCTGCCGCGCGTCGGTGTCGCTCGCATGCGGGTAGCCGAACAGGACGATCATGCGATCGCCCAGCGTGCCCGCCAGCAGGCCACCGCGCCGTGTGGCCGCTTCTGAAAAACGGCCGAGCTCTTCGCGCTGCAGCAGCTCCAGGTTCTCGATGTCCGAGGGCAGGGACGCGCCCTCGCCCTCTTCGCTCTCGCTGACGTCAGGCCAGACCGCGACGCTGCAGCACAGCACCGTCAGTTGCCGCTTCTCCGAGAAAGCCCTTGCCGTGGCGACAGTGCGCGCCAGCGAATCGTCCCCTTGGCCCAGCACCGGTCTGAAGGCACCCACGAGGTCGTCGAGCCTGAGCCGGCCGAGTTCTTCGAGCAACGCGGAGGCCGATGCGCAACGCTCGGCAGGCTTTTTCTTCAGCACACGCCGCAGCAGCTGCGCCACCGGATGCGCGGCCATCTCGGCCGGCAGCGGCACCTCCTGCGGGCTCAGTTGCCGATGCACGATCTCGGCGGTCGAATCGCCATGGATCGCGGGCGCGCCCGTCAGGCATTCGAGGAACATCAATCCCCAGGCATAGAGATCGGAGCCGGCGCTCGGCGGCTCGCCGCGAAGCTGCTCTGGCGCGCTGTACGCCGGCGTGCCGAGGCACTCCTCGTCCATCGTCAGCGTCGCAAACTGAACCTCTCTTTGCAGCGGGATCACCGTGCTGATGCCGAAGTCCAGCACCTTCGCATGCGGCAGCGCACCGGTGAAGCTCACCATCACGTTGTCGGGCTTCAAGTCGCGGTGAACGATGCCGGCCCGATGCGCGCAATCCAGCGCATCGAGCACTTCCGCCATGAGATGGCCGGTCTCTGCCGCGGTCAGCGAGCCTCTGCGCCGGATCAGGCTCTTGAGCGTTTCTCCGGGCACGTACTCGAAGACGCCGTACACGCAGGCGCCCTGCTCGCCCTTGTCGAGCAACTGCACGATGTGGGGATGATGCAGCGCGGCGCAGAGTTTGGTCTCGCGATGGAAGCGAGCCACGCGCTGCCGGCCCTCCCGCAGCTTCACGACCTTGATCGCGACCGTGTTTCCCGTGTGATGTTGCGTGGCGCGATAGACAGTACCGTAGCCGCCGACGCCCAGCACACCGAGCACGTCGTAGCCGGGAATGCGCAACGGGTCATCCGGCGCCACATGCTCCGTTGCGTCAATGCTCGCAATGACGGCATCCTGCATTTCAGCCCCCACCTGGTTGATTGGCCAACCCAACTCCGAAGTGCGTTGCGGCAACGGTTGGCCGCGCAGACAAATCGAACGAAACACGATTTGTTACTGTAGCCGAGGGGCGATTTATTTCGTAAGAGATTCTTCAAAAAGAAAGCGCACTGCAGGGGCAATGGAGGTCTTTCTAGCGCGTGGTTCCTTGGTTGTAGGTTGAAAGAACTCGCGATTTCGTCGGCCGGCGGTTCGACTATCCTCCGCCTCGCCACGCCGGCTGCAAGGCCGATCCACCTTTTAGAAAAGAGAGAGTCCGTTCCATGTTCCGCACCCTGCTCAAGTCCAAGATCCACCGCGTTGCCGTCACCGACTGCGAACTGCACTACGAGGGCTCCTGCGCCATCGACGAAGACCTGCTCGACGCCGCCAACCTGGCCGAGAACGAACAGGTGCACATCTGGAACATCAACAACGGCGAGCGCTTCGTCACCTATGCGATCCGCGGCGAGCGCGGCACCGGCATCATCTCGGTCAACGGCTCGGCCGCGCGCCGGGCATCGGTGGGCGACCTCATCATCATCGCGGCCTTCGGCCTGGTGCCGGAAGACCAGGTGGCGGGCTACAAGCCCAAGCTCGTGTTCGTGGATGGCGCCAACCGCATCAAGGAAGAGCGCGCGCACATTCCGGTGCAGGCGGCTTCTGAATCTGCGATGGCCTAGACCTCTCGCCATTGCCGTGGAATCGAGCATGGGGGTGCTGCCTTGGAAAGCACATCCGACTCGGCTTTTCGTGACGGAGTTCGCAAGAGCGGCGGCGTGCACTCATCGTGCGCTCAACGTTGCCCCAGTAAAGTCGCTCCAGGCTGCGGAAGAAAAAAGCAGGGCTCACGCCCCGTGCCAGCTGCGCCGCATTCGTTCGTCCAGCCCGAGCCATGCAGCGTTGTTCATTCACCTTATTGCTCAGAAAGAACTCCATGAAGATCAAGCAATTCATTCTCTCCAGCGTTGTGGCATTCGCCAGCCTCGCGGTGCTGGCGCCGAGCGTGGCCTCGGCAGCGCCGTACCGTGGCCACAAGATGCACAAGGCGCACAAGGTGTGCAAGTGGGATGCGCACCGCCATCAGCGCGTGTGCCGCTGGGTGCGCTGAGTTCGTGTGCCGACCAGGCACGTGACACGACTGGCGCATTGCGATCGACCCCGGCTTCGTGCCGGGGTTTTCTCATGCGTTCTTATTCCGCGCGGACGGTGTTGCGCAGGATGCCGATGGCATCGACCTCGACCTCCACCACGTCGCCGGGCTTCATCCAGACCGGTGGCGTGCGCTTGGCACCCACGCCGCCTGGCGTGCCCGTCACGATCACGTCGCCCGCGGCCAGCGGCATGAAGGCGGAGATGTGCGCAATCTGCCGCGGAATGCTGTGGATCAGCTTGTCGGTGGTGGTGCGCTGCATTTCCTGTCCGTTCAGCCGCGTGACGAGCGTCATCACCTGGTCGTCCTTGATCTCGTCGCGCGTGACCATCCATGGACCGAAGCCACCGGTACGCCAGAAATTCTTGCCGGCCGTCCACTGCGGCGTGGCGGTCTGCCAGTCGCGGATGCTGCCGTCGTTGTAGCAGGCGTAGCCGGCAATGTGGTGCCAGGCATCGGCTTCGGCGATGCGGCGACCGCCGTTGCCGATGACGATGGCGATCTCGCCTTCGTAGTCGAGCTTGCCCGACTCGGGCGGCATCACGATGGCCTCGCCATGCGCGACCTGCGACTCGGCGACGCGCAAGAAGAGCGTCGGCTTTTCGGTGATCTCGCGGCCCGTTTCCCGCACGTGGTCACCGTAGTTGAGCCCCACGCACACGATCTTTCCGGGGTTGGGAATCACGGGCAGCAACTGCACTTCGCTCAGCGGCAAGGTCGCGCGCGCCTTCTCGGCGGCTGCGGCCGCTTCGGCCAGCAGGCCCGCGGCGATGAGCGTCTTCAGGTCTGCCGCGCGGTCACTGAAGACCTCGCGCAGATCGATGACGCGGTCGCCGAGCACCGCGCCGTAGCTGTCGATGCCGTTGTATTGGTAGCTGATGAGTTTCATGGTCTGCCTCTGATGGAGCGTGGTGGGTTGGGTTGTTGATCTATGCCAGCCGACCTCCTATGCGCGCAGCGCCTTCGGTGATCAGGTGAACCATCTTGTCGATGTCGACGATGGCCAGGCGCGAGGTATCGAAGACCAGCGAGAGGGCGGCCCATGCGCCCCCGTCGGCCTTGGGGATCGGCGCGGCCACGGCCGCGAGTTGCGGCTCGAGTTCGCCGACCGACACGTAGTGCCCCGCCTTGCGGATCGCGGCGAAGCTGCGGCGAAATTCGCTCCACTCGGCGGGCAGCCCGCTGCGCACGGCTTCGTCGCGGCGCGCATCGAAAATCTTGCGCAGCTGCGCGGGCGGCAGCGCGGCAAGCAGCACCTTGGGCGCCGCGCCCTGGAACGGCGGGCGTGGCCGGCCTCGTCCATACGCGAGCGTGGCGGGGGTACTGCCCATCTCGCGGTGCGTGTCGAGCACCTGCAGTCCGAACAGCGCCGAGACCACGCAGTCGAAGCCCGTGGCCGCCACCAGTTCGCGCATCACCGGAATGCCTTCGCGCAGCACCGGGTCGGCCTTTCGGATGTAGTGGTCGAGCAGGATGATGCGCGGTCCCAGCGCATAGTGCGAGTCTTCGACGCGCTGCAGCAGGCCGGCTTCGAGCAGCATGCGCACGTAGCGGTAGCCCGTGGGCAGCGACACGTCGAGTGCTGCCGAGATGTCGTCCGCCGTGCGTGTCAGGTGCCTGTCGTCGAAGAGGTCCAAAACCCCGAGCATGCGGCCCAGGCTGGACATGGATTTTTCCGGCACGCGAGTTCCTCCGAGATTTCATGGCGCGACGGGGAGGTATTGCGAGATGCGATCCAGATCGTGCCCCGTGCGCGCGACGCCGACGATATATCGGTCAGGCCGCAGTATCACCGCATGGGCTTGGTGTGAATCGAGCCAGTCGCGCAGCAATGCATCGGGACGGTCGATGACGATCGCGCCGGCGCGGCGCCATCGATCGGCGGTGGACGGCGCGGCCGATGCCAGCGCCGGTGCGTGGCCGATGACGGCGCTGCGATGCCCCAGCAACTCGTCGAGCAGGCGGCCATCGTCCAGGCGCGGTTGCGGAAAAGGGCTGCCCGCCAGCGCGCCGGGCGTCGCATCGAAGGCACCGGCGCCGAGCATCTGCGGCGGCAGTTCGAAGATCTCCGGCTGGCCGGTGCGGAACTTCGCATCGCGCTCGGCCGCGAGTTCGGGGTCCGTGGTCTGGATGATGTTGCCCAGCCGCACGGCCAGTTCGATCAGCGCGCGCACGTGCGGCGCGCGCTCCGACTCGTAGGTGTCGAGCAATTCGGCCGGCGCGCGGCCCTTCAGCACCGCCTCGAGCTTCCACGCGAGATTGGCGGCGTCGCGAATGCCCGCGCACATGCCTTGTCCCAGGAATGGCGGCGTCTGGTGGCAGGCGTCGCCGGCCAGGAGCAGCCGGCCATCGCGCCAGCCTTCGGCGATCACCGAATGAAAGGTGTAGATGGCGGCGCGCTCCAGCCGCGCCTGATCGGGCCGCACCCAGGGTGCGACCATTTGCCACAACGCGTCGGGCTGCACCATGGCCTCGCGGTCGTCGCCCGGCAGCACCATGATTTCCCAGCGGCGCCGGTGGCCGACCACATTGCAATAGGTCATCGGGCGCACCGGGTTGCAGTGCTGCACCGTGTGATGCGGCAGATCGACGTCCTTCTCGAGCACCACGTCGAACACGAGCCAGGGCTGCTTCAAACCGAGATCGGCCATCGCGCTGCCCATGCGCTGGCGCACCGGCGAGCGCGCGCCGTCGCAGCCGACGACGTAGCGCGCGCGCATGTGCTGGACGCGATCGGCCTCGACGGCGCGCACGCGCAAGGTGGCGCCATCGGTGTCCTGTTCGACGCCGACGACTTCATGGCGCAGGCGGATGTCCACGTTCGCGAAGCGCGCGAGGCCTTTGCGCAGCACGGCTTCGAGTTGGGGCTGGTGAAAGTAGTAGTTGTTGGCGCAGCCGTGCGGTCCCAGCGCGGCCGTGCCGCCTCGGATGAGCATGGTCTCGCCGGCGCCGTTGACGAAATGCATGCCTTGCACCCCGGGCCGGGAGATGGCCAGTGCCTCGTCGCGCAGCCCCGCGGCCTGCAGGATCCGCAGCACCTCGCCATCGAAATGAATGGCGCGCGGCAACGGAAAGATGCCGGTCTCCTTCTCGAGCACCAGCACCGAGAGGCCCGCGGCACCCAGCAGGTTGGCGAGCGTGGCACCGGTCGGCCCGAGGCCGACGATCGCCACGTCGTGAATGCGCCCTGCCTCAGCCACGCTGGTCCTCCTGCATGCGGCGCGCCACCTCGGCCTGCCATTGCGCGCGGCTCATGAACCTGGGAAAGCGCTTGGCGATGGCTTCGGCCCGGGCCAGGACCACCTCATCGGGTTGCGACAGGTCCACGGGCTCGCGCAGCGGCTGCTCGCAGTACCACGGCGTGTCCATGAACAGTTCCAGCCGGTTGCCTTCGGGATCGCGGCAATACACCGACACCGCATTGCCATGCGTGATCGCAAGCATGTCGTGCGCGCCCTCCTCCAGCAGCCGGTCGCGAAACTGGCGCAGCGTGCCGATGTCGGGCACGCGAAAGGAAATCTGGTTGACCACGTTGAAGCCCAGGTCCGCCGGACGGCCGGTGGCCAGCACCAGCTGGTGATGCTCGCGCGGGTCGCGGCTCAGGAACACCAGCTGCACCGCACCCAGGTCGCCCGCGTCGGTCTGCGTGAAACGCAACGCCTGCTTGTAGAAGCGCGCCATCCGCGGCAGGTCGGTCACGTAGAGGCCGATGTGGCTGAACTGCAGGGACGAGGGGGTGTCTTCAATCATTTCAGTGTCTCCTGAAGAGAAAGTCATCAGTCTCTTTGGTCTTTGTTCGATGAAATCGTATCTAGATTATCTTATTTTGACAATATCCATCGTTTTACTATCATTCAGGCATGTACAGACGGCACATATTCCCAACAGGAGACAAATCGATGAGAGTTCTGAACATGCCGGTGCGCCGATGGCTCGCCCTTGCCGCGATGGCTGTTGCGGCGACTGGCGCCGCAGCCCAGTCCGACTACCCTGCCAAGGCGGTGCGCATCATTGCCCCGTTCCCCGCCGGCAGCGGCCCCGATGCGAACGCCCGCGAAATCGCCGCCGAGCTCAGCAAGATCCTGGGCCAGACCTTCTTCGTGGAGAACCGCCCGGGCGCGTCGAACATCATTGGCACCGAGGTGGCCGCGAAGGCGCCTGCGGACGGCTACTCGCTGTACATCGGCACCACCAGTTCCCTCTCGGTCGTGCCGCACCTGTATTCGAAGCTGCCCTTCAACGCCGAAAAGGACTTCGCACCGGTCAGCCTGCTGGGCGTGCTGAACACCGGCCTGATCGCCACGCCGGGCGTCCAGGCGAAGGACGCCCGCGAACTCATCGCCGCGCTCAAGGTCAAGCCCGACTCGGTCGCGGTCGGGACGGCGGGCATCGGCAGCTACTCGCACCTGTCGGGCGTGTGGTTCAACAACGCCGCGGGCGTCAAGACCAACCTCGTGCCCTACAACAGCAGCAGTCCCTACACCGACCTGCTCGCAGGCCAGGTGCAGTTGATGTTCGACGGCCTTCCGGCCGCCGCAAGCCACGTCCGCGCAGGCAAGCTCAAGTTGCTGGCGATCACCGGCAAGGAACGGCATCCGAGCTTTCCCGATGTGCCCACCTTCGCCGAATCGGGGTTGGCCGATTACGCGCCGATCGCGTGGCAGGGCATCCTCGCGCCCGCCGGAACGCCCAAGGAGGTGCTGGAAAAACTGAGTGCCGCGATGCACAAGGCCTGCCAGTCGCCCGAGCTTGCGAAGAAGTGGCGCGACTACGGCGGCGAGCTGCGGTGCAACACGCCGGCGGAGTTCACGGCCTTCATCAACGCGGACCGTGCGATGTGGGGCAAGGTGATCCGCGAAGCCAAGGTCAGGCTGGACTGAGGGAAGATGGACGGCCGTGGCCAGGCCGGCCGAGCTGGCGGGTATTCTTGCGCCCTCGAATCTGCGACGGAGGCAGTGGCCATGTACACGGAACAAGGCGGCGAAGGTCCCGACCTGCTTCTCATGCTGCACGGCATGGGCGCGACGGGGGCGGTGTGGTCGCCCATGTGCGCCGAGGCCGGTGCTCGCTGGCACGGCCGCTGGCTCGTGCTCGACCTGCCCGGCCACGGCCGATCCGGCCGGCAGGACGCCTATGCCATCGGCCAATACGCCGCCAGCGTCGCACGCGCCGCGCTGCCGCACATCCAACCCGCGGGCCGGCTCGTGGTGCTCGGACATTCGCTGGGTGGGGTGATCGGCCTCGCGCTGGCCACGGGCTGGTTCGGGGTCACGCCGCACCGGGTGCTTGCAGCCGGCATCAAGATCGCGTGGAGCGATGAAGAGCTGCGCCGCATGGAGGCGCTGGCATCGCAGCCCGCCAAGAGGTTCTCCACCGAAGAAGAAGCGCGGGACCGATACCTGAAGGTCTCGGGTCTGGCCGGCATCGCCGATGCGGCGGCACCCGTCGTCGCGCGGGGCATTGCGCACGATGCCGATGGCTGGCGCCTTGCGATGGATCCTCGCGCCAACGGCGTGGGCAAGCCCCCGCTGGCCGAACTGATGGCTCTGGCGCGCTGCCCCGTGCACCTCGGCCGCGGAGGCCATGACGCGCTGGTGACCCTGGAGCAGACCCGCTCGCTCGATCGCGAGGCACGGGACCTGGGGGTGCATGGCCACAACGTGATGGTCGAGGCGCCCGGGCTGGTCTGGGACTGGGTGGCCTCGTTCACATGAGACGAGGCCACTGAGCGGCCGGCCTCAGGCCCTTCGAATCGGCACCACCCGTACTTCGGCGGCGCGCGCCCTCAACTGGCCGCACCCGCCGTCGACATCCTGGCCGGCCGAATGGCGCAGCTTCGTCAGGACGCCGCGCTCGTGCAGCGTGCGGGCGATCTGTTCGCAGCGCTCCCACGACGGGCGGCTGAACGCCACGCCGTCCACCGCGTTGAACGGGATCATGTTCAGCACGCCGTATTTGCCGGAGAGCAGCCTGACGATGCCTTCGATCTCCTCCGGCCCGTCGTTGATGCCTTCAAGCAGCGTCCACTGGTACTGAATGGGGTAGCCGGTGGCCCGCGCATAGCGCTCGCCTGCGGCGACCAGTTCCTCGGGCGTCATGTTCGGCGCGCGCGGAAGGAGATTCCTGCGCAGCTCGGCCTTGGTCGTGTGCAGCGAGAGCGCCAGCGCGGGCCTCACGCGGGCCTGGCTCAGCCGCTCGAACGCGCGCGGATCGCCCACGGTGGAGAACACCAGGTTCTTGTGGCCGATGTTGCCAACGGTGCCGAGCAGTTCGATCGCCTCGATCACGTTGTCCAGGTTGTGGGCCGGCTCACCCATGCCCATGAACACCACCTGCGCACCGGCCGGCGCATGCGCGCGAGAGCCACCTGGGCAATGATCTCGGCGCTCCCCACCTGGCGGAGCAAGCCGTCCCGGCCCGTCATGCAGAACTGGCAACCGACGGCGCACCCCACCTGTGAAGAGACGCACAGGCCGTCCCGAGGCAGCAACACGCTCTCCACGGTCTGGCCGTCTGCCAGGGCGACGAGCAGCCGCTCGGAACCATCGGCGCCAGGATGCACCGCATGGATGCGCGCGAGCCCCGCAAGCTCGGCCTCGATGGACGGCAGGGCCTCCAGCAGCGACGACGGAAAGAAGCTCGCCGGCAGCCGCCTGCCGCTGTTGCGCGGCAGCGCATGGGACCATAGGCGCAAGATCCGCTGCTCGTGGCTGGGGCCCGCGCCGGCTTCCCGGAGTCGTCGTTTCAGTTCGTGGATTCGCATGCGCTGCTTGGGGCAAAGGGGATCTTGGGCTTGGCGGAGGTGGCGTGAGGTGCCCTGCGCGTGACTGGGTACTATCGCCATGCTTCGGTCGAAGTTTCCGTGTCTGCGGCCGCCGGTTCCAGACCAGGACCCGCGCCCCGCTTTTGCGATTATCCCGCCACTTGGGGTGCGCAGGCCGCACGCCCCGACCGACGCTACAGGTCGGGCCGATCCATATTCGCTGAACCGCCATTCATGCCAGACGAACCCCTCACCCCGATCGGATTGGCCGACGCCACCCGAGCGGACACACGCTCGGAGACGCCCAAACCACGCTGGCCGTCCGTTGCGGCCACGTTCATGCTTCACGCGTGCATCTTGCTCTGCGTTGTCTTGCTGCCTCCCATCGTTTACGACGCCGTTCGAACTTCGACCTACCAAGGCATCGAGTGGCTGCATTTTTCAGGCGGTGTCACCTATCCCCTGTACGCCATCTACTGGATTTCGAAGCTCAAGAATTTTCGCGCCAGGTTCGTACTGCTTCATCTCACTGTCGTTCTGATGGTCGCAGTGGCCACGGCCTTCGCGAGCAACCGACACACCCCCATGTTCGTGGCGTTTGTGCCGACCGCGGCTTCCGCCCTTCCGCTTCTCGGTGCATTGGCCTCATGGCTGCACGGCAGCCGCAAGCTGGCTGTGACCTACCTTGTCGGGAGCTTGCTCGCACTCCTGATTGCCATACCCTCTTCCTTGCTGATCATCTACGGCATGGCGATGTCGTCCGTAGGCTCCATGCGCTATTAGGTCATCAAGAAAATCGATGAACTGAGCGAGAAACTTTTTGTTGGCGTTTGCGGGCGCGGATTCGCACAATCGGGCGCATCAGATCAAGGCGATGCATCGCAGGCCCGAACGAACATGTCTCGCATCCAGAACGTCGTCACCGCCTACCTTCGCGCGAAGGACCACAACC is a genomic window of Variovorax sp. V213 containing:
- a CDS encoding TOMM system kinase/cyclase fusion protein, encoding MQDAVIASIDATEHVAPDDPLRIPGYDVLGVLGVGGYGTVYRATQHHTGNTVAIKVVKLREGRQRVARFHRETKLCAALHHPHIVQLLDKGEQGACVYGVFEYVPGETLKSLIRRRGSLTAAETGHLMAEVLDALDCAHRAGIVHRDLKPDNVMVSFTGALPHAKVLDFGISTVIPLQREVQFATLTMDEECLGTPAYSAPEQLRGEPPSAGSDLYAWGLMFLECLTGAPAIHGDSTAEIVHRQLSPQEVPLPAEMAAHPVAQLLRRVLKKKPAERCASASALLEELGRLRLDDLVGAFRPVLGQGDDSLARTVATARAFSEKRQLTVLCCSVAVWPDVSESEEGEGASLPSDIENLELLQREELGRFSEAATRRGGLLAGTLGDRMIVLFGYPHASDTDARQACMTALELTALGCSRSAAIRQAHGVHLGIRMGMHTGMAVVAGGEIPSGHAVSVAMRLEGMAGMGTLLASESSYRLLARHAHFEQAGSVSMPGLSAGVQTYRLDAQKPSASPPAATPGALSRMCIGRDRELALLRAEWTQAAMGHGRAVWIRGEPGIGKSCLVDVLREHVAQEGRPRSVNAHCQPEHRNSALMPFLALLRQQLEAVPGASPDTQRVQLHEALQAAGCDGRAVTPIFCSWLSLPLGAGQASQASPAMQKALLLQSTAQWLLHTAASAPLLLVVEDVHWADPTSIEFLEQLVAQLADRRVLLVLTARPEWEKPEGLKAECIEVRRLDDAEASQLAHQVLAPRKIDAAVIRNIVARTDGVPLFVQEMARMLLDTYLVEQGGAWVFKHTAQPAAIPVTLRDSLVSRFDRLGPAKSLLQLAATIGRQFDARLLCACSGKAREMVDRELEALRDAGLVMPAEPSGAGADAFVFRHALIRDTAYECMLVAQRRQQHRKVAQALLQSDPQRVANEPGIVAQHWADAGEHAQAVAHAVRQLRLTQHRSLNDETIAYAQHIDGWLGHLAGAPQREARLDVNSYVTQAMMNKYGWAHAQVVDRIALSQELLDDTVAADKQVQHLWAMITFHHVASNRDEVRRLSHRLLGHARHQQDQGVLVAGQTYLGLAHYSDGRFAMAERALTDAVERYDPEAHAHHAADFGFDTRVWATTGRSLVRWFAGRDGAAGTDAAQAVQWAREMSHIPSLSMSLLYQSLGHQARGDKAAALASTTELLDITARYGLPAFQGYADIIRCWATGDPQDIAQADGTVQALWNMGCRYCQTYYRVFAAETLAGHERWDEAIDRIDDCLRLVEQLNERLYSAELHLKKARYLLGAGAERAAAMLSFFRAAKVAREGGKHRTEFDALVALQALAPADRDVSRRLKDLAAMRPELCPRKPMPAHFS
- the panD gene encoding aspartate 1-decarboxylase, which gives rise to MFRTLLKSKIHRVAVTDCELHYEGSCAIDEDLLDAANLAENEQVHIWNINNGERFVTYAIRGERGTGIISVNGSAARRASVGDLIIIAAFGLVPEDQVAGYKPKLVFVDGANRIKEERAHIPVQAASESAMA
- a CDS encoding HHHH-motif protein, encoding MKIKQFILSSVVAFASLAVLAPSVASAAPYRGHKMHKAHKVCKWDAHRHQRVCRWVR
- a CDS encoding fumarylacetoacetate hydrolase family protein, translated to MKLISYQYNGIDSYGAVLGDRVIDLREVFSDRAADLKTLIAAGLLAEAAAAAEKARATLPLSEVQLLPVIPNPGKIVCVGLNYGDHVRETGREITEKPTLFLRVAESQVAHGEAIVMPPESGKLDYEGEIAIVIGNGGRRIAEADAWHHIAGYACYNDGSIRDWQTATPQWTAGKNFWRTGGFGPWMVTRDEIKDDQVMTLVTRLNGQEMQRTTTDKLIHSIPRQIAHISAFMPLAAGDVIVTGTPGGVGAKRTPPVWMKPGDVVEVEVDAIGILRNTVRAE
- a CDS encoding IclR family transcriptional regulator, with translation MPEKSMSSLGRMLGVLDLFDDRHLTRTADDISAALDVSLPTGYRYVRMLLEAGLLQRVEDSHYALGPRIILLDHYIRKADPVLREGIPVMRELVAATGFDCVVSALFGLQVLDTHREMGSTPATLAYGRGRPRPPFQGAAPKVLLAALPPAQLRKIFDARRDEAVRSGLPAEWSEFRRSFAAIRKAGHYVSVGELEPQLAAVAAPIPKADGGAWAALSLVFDTSRLAIVDIDKMVHLITEGAARIGGRLA
- a CDS encoding bifunctional 3-(3-hydroxy-phenyl)propionate/3-hydroxycinnamic acid hydroxylase, translating into MAEAGRIHDVAIVGLGPTGATLANLLGAAGLSVLVLEKETGIFPLPRAIHFDGEVLRILQAAGLRDEALAISRPGVQGMHFVNGAGETMLIRGGTAALGPHGCANNYYFHQPQLEAVLRKGLARFANVDIRLRHEVVGVEQDTDGATLRVRAVEADRVQHMRARYVVGCDGARSPVRQRMGSAMADLGLKQPWLVFDVVLEKDVDLPHHTVQHCNPVRPMTYCNVVGHRRRWEIMVLPGDDREAMVQPDALWQMVAPWVRPDQARLERAAIYTFHSVIAEGWRDGRLLLAGDACHQTPPFLGQGMCAGIRDAANLAWKLEAVLKGRAPAELLDTYESERAPHVRALIELAVRLGNIIQTTDPELAAERDAKFRTGQPEIFELPPQMLGAGAFDATPGALAGSPFPQPRLDDGRLLDELLGHRSAVIGHAPALASAAPSTADRWRRAGAIVIDRPDALLRDWLDSHQAHAVILRPDRYIVGVARTGHDLDRISQYLPVAP
- a CDS encoding VOC family protein; this encodes MIEDTPSSLQFSHIGLYVTDLPRMARFYKQALRFTQTDAGDLGAVQLVFLSRDPREHHQLVLATGRPADLGFNVVNQISFRVPDIGTLRQFRDRLLEEGAHDMLAITHGNAVSVYCRDPEGNRLELFMDTPWYCEQPLREPVDLSQPDEVVLARAEAIAKRFPRFMSRAQWQAEVARRMQEDQRG
- a CDS encoding Bug family tripartite tricarboxylate transporter substrate binding protein, with translation MRVLNMPVRRWLALAAMAVAATGAAAQSDYPAKAVRIIAPFPAGSGPDANAREIAAELSKILGQTFFVENRPGASNIIGTEVAAKAPADGYSLYIGTTSSLSVVPHLYSKLPFNAEKDFAPVSLLGVLNTGLIATPGVQAKDARELIAALKVKPDSVAVGTAGIGSYSHLSGVWFNNAAGVKTNLVPYNSSSPYTDLLAGQVQLMFDGLPAAASHVRAGKLKLLAITGKERHPSFPDVPTFAESGLADYAPIAWQGILAPAGTPKEVLEKLSAAMHKACQSPELAKKWRDYGGELRCNTPAEFTAFINADRAMWGKVIREAKVRLD
- a CDS encoding alpha/beta fold hydrolase, translated to MYTEQGGEGPDLLLMLHGMGATGAVWSPMCAEAGARWHGRWLVLDLPGHGRSGRQDAYAIGQYAASVARAALPHIQPAGRLVVLGHSLGGVIGLALATGWFGVTPHRVLAAGIKIAWSDEELRRMEALASQPAKRFSTEEEARDRYLKVSGLAGIADAAAPVVARGIAHDADGWRLAMDPRANGVGKPPLAELMALARCPVHLGRGGHDALVTLEQTRSLDREARDLGVHGHNVMVEAPGLVWDWVASFT